In Aspergillus flavus chromosome 3, complete sequence, one genomic interval encodes:
- a CDS encoding uncharacterized protein (expressed protein), whose translation MGVRIRGPRRSITGITAVTAARKHTAGCQEANSSSSPSQWANRCARSFGTGVLAFTGLCDGLLRNACWDYYFLFFLWISILCLFSIIIDFLMVLLIYCLSYLCSSCVYIYLQDNTVRLGNLREA comes from the coding sequence ATGGGCGTGCGAATCAGAGGTCCTCGAAGGAGTATTACCGGTATTACCGCCGTCACTGCAGCCCGCAAGCACACTGCAGGTTGCCAGGAGGCCaactcatcatcctccccGAGCCAATGGGCCAATCGCTGTGCGCGAAGCTTCGGGACTGGAGTCTTGGCCTTTACTGGACTTTGTGATGGTCTGCTGAGGAATGCGTGCTGggattattattttttattctttttatggATTTCAATTTTGTGTTTATTTTCGATCATTATAGATTTCTTAATGGTTTTGTTGATTTATTGTCTTTCATATCTCTGTAGCTCTTGTGTATACATCTATCTTCAGGACAATACAGTACGGCTCGGTAATCTTCGGGAGGCTTGA
- a CDS encoding uncharacterized protein (expressed protein) — translation MGLFWLSLVLVFLVLWFEFFFFFFFFSLLFFFSPLCKREGKVVILLSKYLLILFYFFLSILNIVSYTSPILTPTLSIISNYRKELISLSSPKSLTP, via the coding sequence ATGGGTCttttttggctttccttggttttggtttttttggttttgtggtttgaatttttctttttctttttttttttttctctcttatttttcttttctcctctatgtaagagagaggggaaagtGGTTATTttactatctaaatatttgcttattttattttatttttttttatccaTATTGAATATTGTTTCCTACACATCTCCAATCCTCACACCCACTCTCTCTATAATCTCGAATTATAGGAAAGAACTCATTTCCCTTAGTTCTCCAAAAAGTCTAACACCCTAA
- the flbC gene encoding flbC, whose translation MTMVIENQNRQYGGMGFDSVYHHNTPQFTDPWTAAHTTSHSTPPVYATSMASNPILNHPKQEEVSRPSPLSMPYSSIPVSAPSMVTSSTYSTTPATSYPAPEVMGLHHDLPRTSFEQTPAYTTASSMSSFAPASYAPISYAPLHHQDSRRISHADPRASQSQPSSAPTFGDALDASRGMVALSQDLTPRNIYAPRNGRGSGDSYGFPSAHSSGSSISSGGSYPYYSASVASVESSVTDYSSTTSESYENGHLSRTLPRPSNLLTGSAPPGPQSMMSQFSSKMPSNTQKKHRCKVCDKRFTRPSSLQTHMYSHTGEKPFACDVEGCGRHFSVVSNLRRHKKVHKGEKEGASGDEE comes from the exons ATGACTATGGTTATTGAAAACCAGAACCGCCAATACGGCGGGATGGGCTTTGACAGTGTTTACCACCACAACACGCCGCAGTTCACTGACCCGTGGACCGCTGCCCACACCACGTCGCATTCGACGCCTCCTGTCTACGCGACATCCATGGCATCCAATCCGATCCTGAACCACCCCAAACAGGAGGAAGTGAGCCGCCCATCCCCCCTCTCCATGCCCTACTCGAGCATCCCCGTCTCCGCACCTTCGATGGTCACCAGCAGCACATACTCGACTACGCCTGCGACTAGCTACCCAGCACCAGAAGTGATGGGTCTTCACCACGATTTGCCTCGCACGTCTTTCGAACAGACTCCTGCCTACACGACTGCTTCGTCCATGAGCAGTTTCGCGCCAGCCAGCTATGCGCCAATCAGCTACGCCCCCCTGCACCACCAGGATAGCCGCCGGATATCACATGC TGATCCCCGTGCCAGCCAATCACAGCCTTCTTCGGCTCCTACATTCGGTGACGCCCTTGACGCCAGTCGCGGAATGGTCGCACTCAGCCAGGACTTGACTCCCCGTAACATTTACGCTCCTCGCAACGGCCGGGGCTCTGGAGATTCATATGGATTCCCTTCCGCACActcttctggttcttcgaTCTCCTCCGGGGGCAGCTACCCATACTACAGCGCTTCAGTCGCATCCGTCGAGTCTTCTGTGACCGACTACAGCTCCACGACTTCCGAGTCCTACGAGAACGGACACTTGTCGCGGACTCTTCCTCGCCCATCGAACCTCCTGACTGGTAGCGCTCCCCCGGGACCCCAGTCCATGATGAGCCAGTTCAGTTCGAAAATGCCCTCCAACACTCAGAAGAAGCACAGGTGCAAGGTGTGCGACAAGCGCTTCACCCGCCCCTCATCTTTGCAGACCCACATGTACAGTCACACTGGTGAAAAGC CTTTCGCCTGTGATGTAGAGGGCTGCGGTCGACACTTTTCCGTTGTTTCCAACCTTCGTCGGCACAAGAAGGTTCACAAGGGCGAGAAGGAAGGCGCCTCGGGTGACGAAGAATAA
- a CDS encoding MFS drug transporter — MVMAKEPAQPSTMASSQPQATTDTSSRSFLQISIVMSCLCAGTFVAALDATIVTTSLPSIAGHFHSASGYTWIGSAYILANTASVPSWGKLSDIWGRKPLLLCGNAIFFAGSLICSVANTMALFLFGRVMQGLGAAALMTLVNICVCDLFSLRDRGLYFGLLSVDWALASGIGPILGGVLTEKATWRWCFWINLPITGLAFLLLWLALELDNPHTPIWDGLKAVDWIGSLFVIGSSIMLLLALDFGGVTHPWDSATVICLIVFSIVVLSLFVLNEWKLAKYPVIPLILFQHRSGIAAFVVCFCHGFIFMGEAYYLPLYFQAVLGATPIMSGVYLLAFVIACTFSGAFTGLFIQKTGQYIPPMWLGLGLLTLGAGLLINLEATANWGKIIGFQIISGLGIGMNFEGPLLALQAIVGVKNTATATATIGFVRTMSTAISVVIGGVVLQNQMVKEGPNLVQSLGSELASRFGGANVTANIQLIGTLPADQREVVRQAVFGSLRTTWIMYVAFAGVSLVAGFFVGAHHLSEEHEVAVLGLHGQSGDSSEDTSDDAPATRTMEMQ, encoded by the exons ATGGTCATGGCGAAAGAACCTGCCCAGCCGTCCACAATGGCATCAAGCCAGCCTCAAGCTACAACAGATACTTCTAGCCGAAGTTTCCTTCAGATTTCTATTGTCATGTCATGTCTTTGCGCCGGAACATTTGTGGCCGCGTTAGATGCCACTATCGTCACTACCTCTCTGCCTTCTATTGCTGGCCATTTCCATTCAGCTTCAGGGTACACTTGGATCGGAAGTGCCTACATACTGGCCAACACAGCTTCCGTTCCCTCGTGGGGGAAGCTGTCCGATATTTGGGGAAGAAAGCCGCTTCTGCTTTGTGGAAATGCAATCTTCTTTGCGGGAAGTTTGATCTGCTCTGTAGCCAATACGATGGCATTGTTTCTGTTTGGTCGTGTTATGCAAGGCCTGGGTGCAGCAGCGCTGATGACGTTGGTCAATATCTGTGTCTGTGACTTGTTCTCCCTCAGGGATCGAGGCCTATATTTTGGTCTTCTATCCGTAGACTGGGCTTTGGCTAGCGGAATTGGTCCCATATTAGGCGGCGTGCTAACGGAGAAAGCGAC CTGGCGGTGGTGCTTCTGGATCAACT TACCAATCACCGGTCTCGCATTCCTATTGCTATGGTTAGCCCTCGAGCTCGACAACCCACACACACCAATCTGGGACGGTCTCAAGGCCGTCGACTGGATCGGCTCATTATTCGTAAtcggcagcagcatcatgCTTCTCCTCGCCCTAGACTTCGGCGGTGTCACGCACCCCTGGGACTCAGCAACAGTCATCTGCCTCATCGTGTTCAGCATAGTAGTCCTGAGCCTATTCGTCCTAAACGAATGGAAACTCGCCAAATACCCAGTAATACCACTAATCCTCTTCCAGCACCGATCCGGTATCGCCGCATTCGTCGTCTGCTTCTGTCACGGATTCATCTTCATGGGCGAGGCATACTACCTACCACTATACTTCCAAGCCGTCCTCGGCGCCACCCCAATCATGTCCGGGGTCTATCTCCTAGCCTTCGTCATTGCCTGCACATTCTCAGGAGCTTTCACGGGCCTTTTCATCCAGAAAACGGGCCAATATATCCCCCCGATGTGGCTCGGCCTTGGCCTCTTAACCCTCGGAGCGGGACTCCTCATCAACCTCGAAGCAACAGCTAACTGGGGCAAGATCATCGGATTCCAGATTATCTCGGGTCTAGGGATAGGCATGAACTTCGAAGGCCCACTGCTCGCTCTGCAGGCGATTGTCGGCGTCAAGAATACCGCAACAGCCACCGCTACAATAGGGTTCGTGCGCACTATGTCGACAGCGATCTCGGTGGTTATCGGGGGAGTCGTGCTCCAGAACCAGATGGTGAAGGAAGGTCCTAACCTCGTGCAATCTCTGGGTAGTGAGCTCGCGAGTCGGTTTGGTGGCGCGAATGTCACGGCTAATATACAGCTGATCGGGACGCTTCCGGCGGATCAGAGGGAGGTGGTCCGGCAGGCGGTGTTTGGTTCGTTGCGGACTACGTGGATTATG TATGTCGCTTTTGCGGGGGTGAGTCTTGTTGCTGGGTTCTTTGTTGGTGCTCATCATCTTTCGGAGGAGCATGAGGTGGCTGTTTTGGGACTGCATGGTCAGAGTGGTGACTCGTCGGAGGATACATCTGATGATGCCCCAGCTACTCGGACTATGGAGATGCAGTAA
- a CDS encoding C6 transcription factor yields the protein MPPRRSHKKSRNGCDQCKERRVKCDEKHPICSNCTSRELTCTYLKIPIVSAPGRTAHAVTDRSPDPPHQGQSQLKNQNKQPMSSVVSAEPSFVLRDLELMHKFSTDTFRCLCGDQSDMDDWQVLIPQQASKHTFLLHGILALASLHIAATATETTHVLSYLDTALQYYNMSFVPFRQALGALTPVNCDAVFAQSAIITVIGIALPRLNAQHRGECFSMIENMVSVFELLQGSTKVSRISRPWLKASMFSKYDFWMIETGDLDSEELVAIEKLSRLTTCIDDAEHGSANREAIDLLRSCFAKFARSSHPVAILAWLVYTKKEFIDGLRMRQPVPLLILMHWGVLLNELGSHFWWAMGCGRDLVTELLAEIKSEDPVWEQALEWPRKMIGV from the exons ATGCCACCTCGACGGTCGCACAAGAAATCGCGAAATGGTTGCGATCAATGCAAGGAGAGGAGAGTAAAG TGCGACGAGAAACATCCGATATGCTCCAATTGCACCTCTCGGGAGCTCACTTGTACATATTTGAAGATCCCTATAGTCTCAGCTCCGGGACGCACCGCTCATGCAGTGACCGATCGCTCCCCAGACCCACCACATCAGGGACAATCGCAGCTAAAGAACCAGAACAAGCAACCTATGAGCTCCGTAGTATCTGCCGAGCCAAGCTTTGTCCTTCGTGATCTCGAACTCATGCACAAGTTCTCGACCGACACCTTCCGATGTCTATGTGGAGACCAGTCCGACATGGATGACTGGCAGGTCCTCATCCCCCAACAAGCATCTAAGCATACTTTCTTACTCCATGGCATCCTCGCACTGGCTTCCCTGCATATAGCAGCGACAGCTACAGAAACCACTCACGTGCTGTCGTATCTCGACACCGCGCTTCAATACTATAACATGTCATTCGTCCCATTCCGACAAGCGCTCGGTGCGCTCACCCCGGTAAACTGCGACGCAGTCTTCGCCCAGTCCGCTATAATAACCGTCATTGGTATCGCCTTACCGCGTCTTAATGCCCAGCATAGAGGTGAATGCTTTAGTATGATCGAGAACATGGTCTCCGTGTTCGAGCTCCTGCAAGGTTCGACTAAGGTCTCCCGTATCAGTCGACCGTGGCTTAAAGCCAGTATGTTTTCTAAGTACGACTTCTGGATGATAGAAACTGGGGACTTAGATTCTGAGGAGCTTGTTGCCATAGAGAAACTAAGCCGGTTGACTACCTGCATCGACGATGCCGAGCACGGTAGTGCTAATCGGGAGGCAATTGACCTGTTACGATCTTGTTTTGCTAAGTTTGCTCGTTCGTCTCACCCGGTGGCTATTCTTGCTTGGTTAGTCTATACTAAGAAGGAATTTATTGATGGGCTGCGGATGCGTCAGCCGGTTCCGTTATTGATTTTGATGCACTGGGGTGTGCTGTTAAATGAACTGGGGAGTCATTTCTGGTGGGCGATGGGGTGTGGTAGGGATTTGGTCACTGA